In Sceloporus undulatus isolate JIND9_A2432 ecotype Alabama chromosome 7, SceUnd_v1.1, whole genome shotgun sequence, one DNA window encodes the following:
- the LOC121936180 gene encoding rho-related GTP-binding protein RhoG-like → MQTIKCVVVGDGAVGKTCLLISYTTNAFPEEYIPTVFDNYSAQMTVDGRMVSLNLWDTAGQEEYDRLRTLSYPQTNVFVICFSIGSPSSYANVRHKWHPEVSHHCPNVPILLVGTKKDLRNNAETVKKLKEQNLGPTTPQQGTSLAKQIGAVKYLECSALNQEGVREVFAEAVRAVLYPVTKKNSKKCLLL, encoded by the coding sequence ATGCAGACGATAAAGTGTGTGGTGGTTGGAGATGGCGCCGTGGGGAAGACCTGCCTGCTCATCAGCTACACCACCAACGCCTTTCCCGAGGAGTATATCCCCACCGTCTTCGACAACTACAGCGCTCAGATGACGGTGGATGGTCGGATGGTGAGCCTGAACCTCTGGGACACTGCTGGCCAGGAGGAGTACGACCGCCTGCGCACCCTCTCTTACCCACAGACCAACGTCTTCGTGATCTGCTTTTCCATCGGGAGCCCTTCCTCATATGCCAATGTGCGGCACAAGTGGCACCCCGAGGTGTCCCACCACTGCCCCAACGTGCCCATCCTCCTAGTGGGCACCAAGAAGGACTTGAGGAATAACGCGGAGACGGTGAAAAAGCTGAAGGAGCAGAACCTGGGCCCCACCACCCCTCAACAGGGGACTTCGCTGGCCAAACAGATCGGAGCAGTCAAATATCTAGAGTGCTCAGCACTGAACCAGGAAGGGGTGAGAGAAGTCTTCGCGGAGGCTGTGCGGGCCGTTTTGTATCCCGTGACCAAGAAGAACTCCAAGAAGTGTCTTCTTTTGTAG